A section of the Piliocolobus tephrosceles isolate RC106 chromosome 14, ASM277652v3, whole genome shotgun sequence genome encodes:
- the LOC111524736 gene encoding 40S ribosomal protein S6 gives MKLNISFPATGCQKLIEVDDERKLRTFYEKRMATEVAADALGEEWKGYVVRISGGNDKQGFPMKQGVLTHGRVRLLLSKGHSCYRPRRTGERKRKSVRGCIVDANLSVLNLVIVKKGEKDIPGLTDTTVPRRLGPKRASRIRKLFNLSKEDDVRQYVVRKPLNKEGKKPRTKAPKIQRLVTPRVLQHKRRRIALKKQRTKKNKEEAAEYAKLLAKRMKEAKEKRQEQIAKRRRLSSLRASTSKSESSQK, from the exons ATGAAG CTGAACATCTCCTTCCCAGCCACTGGCTGCCAGAAACTCATTGAAGTGGACGATGAACGCAAACTTCGTACTTTTTATGAGAAGCGTATGGCCACAGAAGTTGCTGCTGACGCTCTGGGTGAAGAATGGAAG GGTTATGTGGTCCGAATCAGTGGTGGGAACGACAAACAAGGTTTCCCCATGAAGCAGGGTGTCTTGACCCATGGCCGTGTCCGCTTGCTGCTGAGTAAGGGGCATTCCTGTTACAGACCAAGGAGAacgggagaaagaaagagaaaatcagttCGTGGTTGCATTGTGGATGCCAATCTGAGCGTTCTCAACTTGGTTATTGTAAAAAAAG GAGAGAAGGATATTCCTGGACTGACTGATACTACAGTGCCTCGCCGCCTGGGCCCCAAAAGAGCTAGCAGAATCCGCAAACTTTTCAATCTCTCTAAAGAAGATGACGTCCGCCAGTATGTTGTGAGAAAGCCCTTAAACAAAGAAG GTAAGAAACCTAGGACCAAAGCACCCAAGATTCAGCGTCTTGTTACTCCACGTGTCTTGCAGCACAAACGGCGGCGTATTGCTCTGAAGAAGCAGCGTActaagaaaaacaaggaagaggcTGCAGAATATGCTAAACTTTTGGCCAAAAGAATGAAG gagGCTAAGGAGAAGCGCCAGGAACAAATTGCGAAGAGACGCAGACTTTCCTCTCTGCGAGCTTCTACTTCGAAGTCTGAATCCAGTCAGAAATAA